GCCGTGAACGGAACACCAGCAGCATTGTGGTAGAAAAGAGCAGAATCGTGGTTTGCATAATGATCGCCAAGTCCAGCATCACGCATTTGCTGAGGGGTTGCATCCTTTGTCAATTTATATACCATTGTCGCAATCATTTCTAAATGACTAAGCTCTTCTGTGGCGATATCATTTAACAATCCGACAACAGGGTCAGGAATCGTATACCGCTGATTCATATATCTGAGTGCGGCAGCCAGTTCCCCATCTGCTCCGCCATATTGCTCGATTAAATATTTTGCCAGCGTTGGATTACAGGTGCTCACTCGTACGGGATATTGCAATTTTTTCTCATAAAACCACATTCCTTCAGCACCTCCTCATTAAATTTGCCACGGCCAAGGGTAGGTTCCCCAACCCCAGTTGGCGTCCGTATAGCTGTTCCCAAATTGCTGAAGCGGGCCGTATTTGGACTCAAACTGCTGCTTCAATTGTCTCGATTGATGCGCCAATTCATTATATTGCTGCATCCTCTCCAGATCCTTTGGATGTGTATCTAGGTAAAGGGTTAATTCGACGATGGCAAAATCAAGTGCCTGAATTTCTTCTAGCAATTGATAAAACTCATCCGGCAATTGCTGCTTCATCGCTGTTTACCTCCTTTTCCCTTCATACGGATTCTCATAATATTCATATAAAGCCTTCCAAAGGGTTCCCCGCTTAAGTGCTTCCTTCGGAGAGAACTGCTCTAGATTCGGCGGCTGGAATCCTAAATAAAGATTAGGGGGTGTCGAATAATATTTTTTCCCGATAGGCGGACAAGGATCAAAGCGGCTATGAAAAGGAGTGTATGTCTTCATGTTGGTAAACGGCTCTCTCTTTTGTTCTGACATTATCAACACCTGCCTTTATGAAAATATCCCTTCTCATAAATCGTACGTGTAATATCCTTTTAATATGACTGAAGTTTTGCGGACAAGAATAAAACCTTCTGCCCATAATTCCTTTGCAGAAGGTTCTTGTTTTACGAACAGATTCTTTCCAATATCTCAAGCCTATTACCGAAAGGATCTTCGAGGAATATTCTATTTACGTTCGGCAATTCTTCATCCTCTATATAAGAAACTCCTCGGTGGGACAAATGCTCCTTTAAGACTTCAAGTCCTTCCACCCGAAATGCTGGATGAGCCTTCTTTGCAGGAACAAACGGCTCCAAAACGCCCAAATGCAGCTCATAATGATTGAACCTGAACCAAATACCGCCACGCCTCGCCAATTCTGCTGGTTTTTCAATGACTTCAAATCCGAGAACTCCATGGAAGAATTCATGCGCCTTCTTCTCGCCGCCTTTTGGCATTGCCAATAAAACATGGTCAATGGCTAAAAATTTCATATGACCCATATTCCATTCACTCCTCTCCTCTAAGTCAAGTATAGAGAATCCCTAACCGTTATCCTATGTCGCTTTTTTTATACAAGGCCATAAAGAATCGTTATCGGCAACATCAACTATTTGTATTTTCCCAAAAAATAAAATACGATAAATATATTAAATCAATCTGTATTTTTACGAAAAAAGGTGAAACGATTGTCCATATTAGTTGTTGATGATAATAAAGTGAATTTATTTGTAATAGAGACGATATTAAAGCAAGCTGGCTATAAGAATTTGCGAATGGCCGACTCTGCAACAGCGATGTTTACTATTTTAGAAGATGATAGACTCAAAAATGGAAAGAGTACATTTAATCTCATTTTGCTCGATATTATGATGCCGGAAATGGATGGAATTGCTGCCTGCAAGAAGCTGCAAAGCTGTCCTGCCTATAAGGATATTCCGGTCATATTCGTCACTGCGCTTGGTGACACCCATAAATTAGCTGAAGCACTTGATGCTGGCGGCACTGATTACATCATGAAACCAATTAATAAGGTCGAGCTTCTCGCTCGGATGCGTGTTGCCTTACGATTGAAGGAAGAAAAGGATTGGCATAAGGAGCAGGATGAGAAAATCAGCTATGAACTTAATTTGGCAGCCATGGTCCAAAGGAGCATTCTAAGTGAGCCGATTGCCAATGAGGATATTTCCATCACGACTTCCTATAAGCCATCCTTCAATTTGGCAGGCGATATGTATTATTGGCAGCAAATTGACGACCACCGTTATGCCGTCTTTTTGTTCGATATGATGGGACATGGCATTCCCGCTTCCTTGATGTGTATGTATATATCATCTATCATGAGGGATGCGGTCCGCAATCTGGTTGAACCTGAACAAGTCATACACGAATTAAACCGCTCGATGACCATGCTTGAGGGACACTCCAATATGACCTCGTATTACTTAACCGGAATTTATTTATTAATAGATACGGAGAATAAGAAGATTGATTATGTGAACGCCGGCCACCCGCCATGTTATCTTTATATCGATGATAATGAACTCGTACATCTGGGTCAGGGGAACACGGCCATTGGTTTCTTCAATCGCATAGAGGTCAATAAATCAACCATTCATTATAATGATAGTTTCCAAATTCTCTTATTTACTGATGGGGTAATTGAGGCCATTGATGATGATGAGAATAAGGCAATCAAGCATTTACAGTCAGCAGCCTCTCACCAATGGACGAACGAGGAGGCAGCGTCCCCACTTGATGTTATTCTTCCAAAGGAAAGACAAAAGGATCAGCATGATGATATGTGTGTCATCGTCGTACGCGGATAAAGAAAACAGGCGGAGAAACAAAATATTCCGTCTGTTTTTTCACATGCAAAAACATGCTTTCTTTTAACTGTTTGGAGCATATACCGAAATATTGCGCTCAAATCTAATAAAATGCTAATAGGACAGCATATAGATAAAATGCCTTTATTACTGCTCGGCAAGGAAGCATTTCTTATCATGCCGTACGCACCGTAAGTGATAATCCATAAAAATAAACAAGCGGGCAGCTGCCCGCTTGTTTATTTCTTTTGATATAGCCGTTGTGCACTGTCAATTTCATCAAAAGCATGGCTCATCTCCATAATTTTCAGCGATTCCTTGTTGCCGAGGCCTATAAATCCTCCTGAGCTCAATGAATCACTGAAGAGCTGGAAAACCTTTTCCTGAAGCTCCATATTGAAATAGATGATAACATTGCGGCAAATGATTACGTGAAATTCATTAAATGATCCATCTGTCACGAGGTTATGCTGAGCAAATACAATGTTCTTTGACAGGGAAGGATCAAAATAGGCATATTGTACATCCGTGTTGTAATACTCAGAGAATGCTGCCTTTCCGCCTGCCTGCAGATAATTTTTCGTATAGGCCTGCATTCGCTTCAAGGAAAATGCTCCTTGTCTCGCCTTCTCAATGACTTTCTCATTCATATCCGTCGCATAAATCTTCGCCTTATCCAAAAGCCCCTCCTCCTGCAAGAGGATGGCCATTGAATAGACCTCCTCTCCGGTAGAACATCCCGCATGCCAAATCCTGATTTCTGGAAGATCCTTTAGCTTCGGGATGATTTTCTTCCGGAAGGTATAAAAGAATTCAGGATCTCTGAACATATCCGTTACATTAATGGAGAAATCATTAAGAAGATTAGCTACATATCCTTCCTCATGGATGACTTTCTTCAATAAATCAGAAACGGTTGAAAGACGATCCCTGTTCAAGCGGTGCTCAATCCGCCGCTTAATAGACGAGCGCATATAGTCCCGGAAATCATAGCCGGTCAATCTGTATATAGCCTCTAACAATAGATCTATTTCTAAACCTACTAGCTCTTCTTCTGATGTCGGCGTTCTTCGATAGCCCACTAGCCCCTGCAACTCCCTTCAACTATTTCGTAAGCCAAACACGCATTACAGAGAATAATTGCTCCAGATTAATTGGCTTGCTAATATAATCTGTCGCTCCTGCCTCAAGACACTTCTCACGGTCTCCCTTCATTGCCTTAGCTGTTAAGGCAATAATAGGAATGGAAATGAAATCAGGATTTGAACGAATATGTCTCATTGTCTCGTATCCATCAAGCTCCGGCATCATAATATCCATCAAAATCATATCCAGATCTTGCTCTCTTTGAAGCAAATTCAAACACTCAATCCCATTCTCAGCTACCATAATTTCAACACCCTTGCTCTCTAAAGCATTCTTTAAAGCAAAAATGTTACGGTGGTCATCATCTGTAATAAGCACTCTCTTACCCTTAAAGACATCAATGAGCTCATCTGGCTCTGGTTCAGCCATAGCAACGGCTATTTCTTCATTTTCTTCTTTCTGAACTGCCACTTGCTCTAAAACTTCATTAGATATTGGCAAGTGAATAACATCATTTGTCTGTGTTTTTTGCAAGCCTTCCGGCAGATTTGGTAGGTAAACAGTAAACACGCTTCCCTCATTTTCCTTGCTATCAAGCGTAATGAATCCGCCAAGCAATTTGGCAAACTCGCGGCAGATGGATAATCCAAGTCCGGTACCGCCATATTTACGTGCTGTCGCCCCATCTGCTTGCTGGAAAGCCTCAAAGATTAAATCCTGCTTTTCTGAAGGTATGCCAAGACCGGTATCTTCGACGACTATCTTCATCCAGAAATCGGACTGAACATTTTGATCTAATGCTTCCTTCTCCTTCGTATTCTTCACTTTCTCAAGCTTCAAGGATACAGAGCCCTTATTGGTGAATTTCACGGCATTAGAAAGCAAATTCTTAATGATTTGCTGCATACGCTGTTCATCTGTATAGAAAATAGAAGGAAGATCCTCCTCAATCTCGACATTAAACGTTAATCCCTTTTGCTCCGCCATCGGCATGAATGATCGTTCAACGGTTTCGGCAATCTCACGAATATTGGTTTCATTGAAGAAGACTTCAAGCTTTCCAGCTTCAACCTTAGACAGATCAAGAATGTCATTAATTAGCATCATCAAATCATTGCCAGATGTATAAATAACCTTCGCAAATTCTCGTTCCTCTTCCGTATAATCCCCATTTGCTTTCTCTGCGAGCATTTCAGATAAGATTAGAATGCTATTTAACGGAGTCCGAAGCTCATGCGACATATTGGCAAGAAACTCTGATTTATATTTAGAGCTTTGCAGCAGCTGCTCATTCTTCGCCTCAAGCTCTTCTTTCGAGAATTCGAGCTCTTTTGACTTTTGCTCAGCTTCTTGGCTGCGCTCTTCAAGCTGCTCATTAATCATGCGCAATTCCTCAGACTGCATTTGCAGTTCCTCTGACTGGGACTGCAGCTCCTCTGCTTGTACTTGCAGCTCTTCAGTCATGGCTTGAGAATCACTTAAAAGCCGTTCAATTTCCATGCGGCTCTGAACGCTATGGATAGCCATGCCTAGCATTTCAATCATTTGGGTCAATGCCTGATATTCAAGCTCATTGAATTCCCTCATACTGGCGAATTCCAATACTGCGATTGTGTCTTTCTCATATATAATTGGCGCAATTAAGATAGCCTTTGGGCGTACTTCTCCAAGCCCTGTCTTGATTAACTGATAATCGTCGGGAATATACTCCATGCGGACAACCTTTTGATCAACAGCCGTTTGCCCAATGATTCCCTCACCAATCTTAAAGTGTTCCCTGCCCCCATCTCCATAAGAGGCTGCACGGAAAAAGAAAGACTCATCATTTTCTTTTCTCTTCAAGTAGATTGCTCCAATAGACGCTCCGAGCATAGGTGTCAGCTTAGAAACTAACCGGTCAGCCAGCTCATTGACCTGGAAGATACCCTGGTTCATCTCAGCTACCTCAGCCAAGCAGGTCTGAATCCAGTTCTGATCCGTAATTCTCTTATTATATTCCTTCTCGTTACGGGAATATTTCTCTAAAGAAGCGGACATATTGTTAAACGCGATTGCAATCCGGCCAATCTCATCTTCTGCCCTGACCTTCAGCCGCGGCATCGTTGTTGTATCCTTTAAATCTACATTGCTGATGACATCAGTAATCTCATTCAGCTCTCTTGTTGTTGATCGAATGACCCAATAGGCAATCACACATGCCAGCAATAACGAAAGGAGAATGGCGGTCCTAACGATTGCCTCTATTTCGTTGTATCGCTCTTCTGAACGAAGAAGCGCATCATTCATCAGCTCTTCTTGGAAACTAATAAACTCTGTTATCACCGGAAGTAAATCAGTCGCAGATTCATTCAGGCTAACCATTAATTCATCAAAATTATCGGGTGAGCCACTCGCCATTTCCGTTAAAACTTGGCTCTCATTCTGGGTATAAATATCATACAACGCCTTGAACTCAGCCAGAAGCTCTTCCCCGTTTTGGGTGTTGGCCATAGATTGAAGCTTCGCATAACGATCTTCTATGATAATATGATACTGATTAATTTCATCAAGGGTTTTATCAATTTCATCAGCAGACCCCTCTACTTCTGCTAACGATAAACTTCTTTGCATTCCTAAGAAATTCTTTTGGATATCATTTGTGTAACTAACCTTTTGATAGCGGTCATCCACGATTTCGAGTAAATCCCCACGTGCATTGTTCAAACGGAAAGCAATGACACTTAGAACAATAATACTTACTGCAAGCATTAAGCCAAAGCCAACTGTCAGCCGTTTAGAAAAGCTTAACCGACTTAATCTGTTCTTGTTCTCCTCGCTCATCTAGCCATCATCTCTCCTCACCTAAATTATTTATTTATTTATTTATATAAACGACTAACTTATCATCGCAATACAAGATTATGTACAATTATACTTTTAATTCACATAAAAAGACACTAACTTGCGTCAGTGTCTTTTCTGTCTCTATTAATAGGTCAGAGAACTGGGGACAATAAACGAGAAACAGATTCCTTAAATCGGATATACAGCGGGCGGCTGTCGTATATTTCCTGGGTTAACTCCATACATTCCATTAAATCCTTCTCAAAGGTGTTTCTTAAATTAACAGATGAATTCTCATGATAAATAATGGCATTCACTTCAAAATTCAGCCTGAAGCTGCGCACATCAATATTGGCGGTTCCCACTGTTGCGATGCTATCATCGATGACCATCGTTTTTGCATGCAAGAATCCATTCCCATAAAGATAGACTTTTGCGCCAGCTTTCAGCACCTCACCAACGTATGAATAGGTTGCCCAATACACAAATAGATGGTCAGGCTTATTCGGAATCATGACCCTGACGTCGACCCCTGACACAGAGGCAATACGGATAGCATCTAGAACGCTGTCATCTGGAATGAAGTACGGCGTTTGAATATACACATACTCCTTCGCATCCAAAATCATACGAATATAGCTATTCTTGATCTGTTCCCAAGTGGAATCAGGACCAGATGTGACTATTTGCAACCCTACCCCCATATCATCTCTATCATTTTTATATAAGAAATACTCGTCGTTCCATTCAACCTTTTCTCCACTAGCCTGGGCCCAGTCCAAAAGGAAGCGGACCTGCAAGTCATTAACAGCATTGCCCTTAATGCGGAGGTGGGTATCTCGCCAGTAGCCAAAACGAGGGTTTAACCCTAAATATTCTTCTCCAACATTAAATCCGCCCATATATCCGATTTTTTTATCGATGACGACTATTTTCCGGTGATTCCGGAAATTTATACGTAAATTAAGGATTGGCAATTTCCCAGGGAAGAAAGCATAAGCGCTCCCCCCTGCCTCGATCAGCTTCTTCACCCTTTTTTTTGATATTCTCCTGGACCCGGCATCATCATATAGAAGCCTGACCTCGACCCCCTCCTTCGCCTTCTCGGTCAATGCTTCGAGGAGGCGATTCCCATACACATCATTTTGAATGATGTAATACAGGACGTGAATATTCTTCTTTGCTGCAGCGATATCCTTGAATAATGAATCGAACTTATCCCTTCCATCGGTGAATATCTCTAAATCATTATTCTGGGTATAAAGGGAGTGATCAGTTGTCATATTCATCATCAATAAGTCTTTATATTTTTGGGTCAAATATGTATTAAAAGGTTCAACTCCGTCACGCAGGTCCAATTTCTGCTGCTTAATTCCGCGCTCTAAGGTCTCATATCCTTTCTTATCCCATGTGAATATTCTCCTCTTGCTCAAATTCTGTCCTAGAATAATATAGAGGATAAACCCACCAATGGGGATAAAGGACAATACCATCAACCAGGCCCATGAAGCACTCACATTGCGCCGTTCCAAAAAGGTAATAGTAATGGCAAATAGTAAATTCACGATAATCAAAAGGACCCAAAATATCGAATCAATCATTTCCATAGGGCAATCCTCTCCAACCCGCAATAATCTATATAATAAAAATACCATAAGGTACAAGCAATACAAAAAAAAGTTTACCTTCCCCTATTATGCTGCTTATCCCAAATATCAATTCCTTTCAGCTATTAGTGCATAATAAAGAAATGCGTTAGGAATAGTAAGGAGTAAAAAAGATAGGAGAACCAAGTATGCCTAGAAGAAGTGATAATGCTCATACAAATCCTGAAATCAACCATGATGGCAATCATGAAAATATCATCAACGATCCTAAAGCCTATAATATGGGCGTTGCCACAAGCAATTTCTATCCTGGACACGGAATGAACAAAAATCCTTACCATGTAGAGGAGAAAAATGATACCCCTTCTGAAATGGAGAATTTCGAGAAATTAATGCGGGGCAAAGAACCAAGAGAAAAGTAAGAAAAGGGAGATGGCCACGCCATTCTCCCTTTTTCTTGTCCTTACAGGACCTTACTTAAAAACAGTTTCGTCCGCTCATGCTGCGGATTATCAAATAGCTCTTTTGGTTTGTTCTGCTCTACGATATAGCCTTCATCCATAAAAATAACACGGTCTCCTACTTCCTTTGCAAATCCCATTTCATGCGTAACTACGACCATGGTCATGCCCTCACTGGCCAATTGCTTCATAACCTCAAGCACCTCACCAACCATCTCCGGGTCAAGCGCAGATGTAGGTTCATCAAACAGCATGATCTCCGGCTCCATTGCCAAAGCTCGCGCAATCGCTACCCTTTGCTTCTGCCCCCCTGATAATGAATCCGGATAGGCATCTGCCTTCTCAGAGAGGCCAACCTTACTGAGTAATTCGAGCGCCTTATTCTTTGCTTGCTCTGCTGAGACCTTCTTAACCTTCGTCGGAGCAAGCATTAAATTCTCAAGGACGGTCTTATGGGGGAATAAATTAAAATGCTGAAACACCATACCTGTTTTTTGCCGGACCTTATTAATGTCTATTTTCTTATCAGCAAGATCGACGCCGTTAATGCGGACATGCCCGCCTGATATGGCTTCAAGCAGATTTAAACACCGCAGGAAAGTAGATTTACCCGACCCTGAAGGTCCGATGACCACAACAACCTCTTTGTGTTCAATGGTGATGCTAATATCCTTTAAAACTTCATTGCTGCCAAACGACTTCTTTAAATTCTCGACTACAATCATTTTGTATCAAGCCTTCTTTCCATTTTGTTTAACAGATAGCTTAAGGAAAGCGTCAAGATGAGATAAATGAAAGCCGAAGCTAAATATGGCTCCCATACACGGAAATATTGACTAGCCATCGCTCTGCCCCAATAGGTCAGCTCCGGGGCAGCGATAACAGCCGCAATCGACGATTCCTTTATAAGTACGACAAATTCATTTCCAAGAGGAGGAATCATCCGTTTAAAGGCTTGCGGTAAAATAACATAGCGCATCGCCTGTGCACTCGACATCCCGAGAGACCGGGCACCCTCCATCTGGCCTGTATCAATGGATTGGATGCCTGCTCGAAAGATTTCCGCAATATAGGCAG
The sequence above is drawn from the Pradoshia eiseniae genome and encodes:
- a CDS encoding manganese catalase family protein is translated as MWFYEKKLQYPVRVSTCNPTLAKYLIEQYGGADGELAAALRYMNQRYTIPDPVVGLLNDIATEELSHLEMIATMVYKLTKDATPQQMRDAGLGDHYANHDSALFYHNAAGVPFTASYIQAKGDPIADLYEDIAAEEKARATYQWIINMSDDPDLNDGLRFLREREIVHSQRFREAVEIIIEDRGKKTIF
- a CDS encoding VOC family protein, translated to MGHMKFLAIDHVLLAMPKGGEKKAHEFFHGVLGFEVIEKPAELARRGGIWFRFNHYELHLGVLEPFVPAKKAHPAFRVEGLEVLKEHLSHRGVSYIEDEELPNVNRIFLEDPFGNRLEILERICS
- the cls gene encoding cardiolipin synthase, with translation MIDSIFWVLLIIVNLLFAITITFLERRNVSASWAWLMVLSFIPIGGFILYIILGQNLSKRRIFTWDKKGYETLERGIKQQKLDLRDGVEPFNTYLTQKYKDLLMMNMTTDHSLYTQNNDLEIFTDGRDKFDSLFKDIAAAKKNIHVLYYIIQNDVYGNRLLEALTEKAKEGVEVRLLYDDAGSRRISKKRVKKLIEAGGSAYAFFPGKLPILNLRINFRNHRKIVVIDKKIGYMGGFNVGEEYLGLNPRFGYWRDTHLRIKGNAVNDLQVRFLLDWAQASGEKVEWNDEYFLYKNDRDDMGVGLQIVTSGPDSTWEQIKNSYIRMILDAKEYVYIQTPYFIPDDSVLDAIRIASVSGVDVRVMIPNKPDHLFVYWATYSYVGEVLKAGAKVYLYGNGFLHAKTMVIDDSIATVGTANIDVRSFRLNFEVNAIIYHENSSVNLRNTFEKDLMECMELTQEIYDSRPLYIRFKESVSRLLSPVL
- a CDS encoding amino acid ABC transporter permease, which translates into the protein MDFRWDIIQEYMPFLLKGTLYTIGLSIAGILIGTVLGLLIGLGKITKSKLLSIPLNCYIGFFRGTPLFVQLLLIHFGVVPAITGETNVILATILALSLNSAAYIAEIFRAGIQSIDTGQMEGARSLGMSSAQAMRYVILPQAFKRMIPPLGNEFVVLIKESSIAAVIAAPELTYWGRAMASQYFRVWEPYLASAFIYLILTLSLSYLLNKMERRLDTK
- a CDS encoding response regulator; its protein translation is MSEENKNRLSRLSFSKRLTVGFGLMLAVSIIVLSVIAFRLNNARGDLLEIVDDRYQKVSYTNDIQKNFLGMQRSLSLAEVEGSADEIDKTLDEINQYHIIIEDRYAKLQSMANTQNGEELLAEFKALYDIYTQNESQVLTEMASGSPDNFDELMVSLNESATDLLPVITEFISFQEELMNDALLRSEERYNEIEAIVRTAILLSLLLACVIAYWVIRSTTRELNEITDVISNVDLKDTTTMPRLKVRAEDEIGRIAIAFNNMSASLEKYSRNEKEYNKRITDQNWIQTCLAEVAEMNQGIFQVNELADRLVSKLTPMLGASIGAIYLKRKENDESFFFRAASYGDGGREHFKIGEGIIGQTAVDQKVVRMEYIPDDYQLIKTGLGEVRPKAILIAPIIYEKDTIAVLEFASMREFNELEYQALTQMIEMLGMAIHSVQSRMEIERLLSDSQAMTEELQVQAEELQSQSEELQMQSEELRMINEQLEERSQEAEQKSKELEFSKEELEAKNEQLLQSSKYKSEFLANMSHELRTPLNSILILSEMLAEKANGDYTEEEREFAKVIYTSGNDLMMLINDILDLSKVEAGKLEVFFNETNIREIAETVERSFMPMAEQKGLTFNVEIEEDLPSIFYTDEQRMQQIIKNLLSNAVKFTNKGSVSLKLEKVKNTKEKEALDQNVQSDFWMKIVVEDTGLGIPSEKQDLIFEAFQQADGATARKYGGTGLGLSICREFAKLLGGFITLDSKENEGSVFTVYLPNLPEGLQKTQTNDVIHLPISNEVLEQVAVQKEENEEIAVAMAEPEPDELIDVFKGKRVLITDDDHRNIFALKNALESKGVEIMVAENGIECLNLLQREQDLDMILMDIMMPELDGYETMRHIRSNPDFISIPIIALTAKAMKGDREKCLEAGATDYISKPINLEQLFSVMRVWLTK
- a CDS encoding amino acid ABC transporter ATP-binding protein, producing the protein MIVVENLKKSFGSNEVLKDISITIEHKEVVVVIGPSGSGKSTFLRCLNLLEAISGGHVRINGVDLADKKIDINKVRQKTGMVFQHFNLFPHKTVLENLMLAPTKVKKVSAEQAKNKALELLSKVGLSEKADAYPDSLSGGQKQRVAIARALAMEPEIMLFDEPTSALDPEMVGEVLEVMKQLASEGMTMVVVTHEMGFAKEVGDRVIFMDEGYIVEQNKPKELFDNPQHERTKLFLSKVL
- a CDS encoding spore coat protein CotJB; amino-acid sequence: MKQQLPDEFYQLLEEIQALDFAIVELTLYLDTHPKDLERMQQYNELAHQSRQLKQQFESKYGPLQQFGNSYTDANWGWGTYPWPWQI
- a CDS encoding spore coat associated protein CotJA; the encoded protein is MSEQKREPFTNMKTYTPFHSRFDPCPPIGKKYYSTPPNLYLGFQPPNLEQFSPKEALKRGTLWKALYEYYENPYEGKRR
- a CDS encoding fused response regulator/phosphatase, which gives rise to MSILVVDDNKVNLFVIETILKQAGYKNLRMADSATAMFTILEDDRLKNGKSTFNLILLDIMMPEMDGIAACKKLQSCPAYKDIPVIFVTALGDTHKLAEALDAGGTDYIMKPINKVELLARMRVALRLKEEKDWHKEQDEKISYELNLAAMVQRSILSEPIANEDISITTSYKPSFNLAGDMYYWQQIDDHRYAVFLFDMMGHGIPASLMCMYISSIMRDAVRNLVEPEQVIHELNRSMTMLEGHSNMTSYYLTGIYLLIDTENKKIDYVNAGHPPCYLYIDDNELVHLGQGNTAIGFFNRIEVNKSTIHYNDSFQILLFTDGVIEAIDDDENKAIKHLQSAASHQWTNEEAASPLDVILPKERQKDQHDDMCVIVVRG
- a CDS encoding CheR family methyltransferase; this translates as MGYRRTPTSEEELVGLEIDLLLEAIYRLTGYDFRDYMRSSIKRRIEHRLNRDRLSTVSDLLKKVIHEEGYVANLLNDFSINVTDMFRDPEFFYTFRKKIIPKLKDLPEIRIWHAGCSTGEEVYSMAILLQEEGLLDKAKIYATDMNEKVIEKARQGAFSLKRMQAYTKNYLQAGGKAAFSEYYNTDVQYAYFDPSLSKNIVFAQHNLVTDGSFNEFHVIICRNVIIYFNMELQEKVFQLFSDSLSSGGFIGLGNKESLKIMEMSHAFDEIDSAQRLYQKK